In Cryptomeria japonica chromosome 10, Sugi_1.0, whole genome shotgun sequence, a genomic segment contains:
- the LOC131042803 gene encoding probable methyltransferase At1g29790, with translation MSSDGNSKRKAGNSSKLHIILLILCTNLASIFLFSGPFHWIPLQYLHPDNDSTHSQNLSSNRAMQGNEELIASLNQTRRELQSSKELSEELKAQIAQLTQFLRSSVQHPNSNDPDDPWLKWGGGSLRAELREFISPKKLPLGNSPNIGSDTIYPSVGQACALFKDDLNQYMDYKPGELCPKDEVLAQKLLLWGCEPLPRRRCIPHNSPNYQEPFPFPDCMWTTPPNSSVVWTAYTCKDYACLIDRKNHPGFDDCKDCFDLQFREKTRWLRPGGSIDYSIDEVLALKKGTIRIGLDIGGGTATFAVRMRERNVTIVTTSMNFNGPFNNFIASRGLVPLYITITQRLPFFDNTLDIVHSMHVLSNWIPTQLLEYILYDIYRILRPGGVFWLDHFFCIEDQLETFVPMIENLRFNKLKWSVGRKLDRGPKFKEMYISALLEKPLERHS, from the coding sequence ATGTCTTCCGACGGAAATTCAAAACGAAAGGCCGGAAACTCATCGAAGTTGCACATCATTTTGCTCATTTTGTGCACAAATTTGgcctctattttcctcttctccgGCCCATTTCACTGGATTCCCCTGCAGTATCTCCACCCCGACAATGACTCCACCCACAGCCAAAATCTCTCCTCAAATCGTGCAATGCAGGGGAACGAGGAGCTAATAGCGAGTCTTAACCAGACAAGGCGGGAGCTACAATCATCAAAAGAGCTCTCGGAAGAACTAAAAGCCCAGATCGCTCAGCTCACACAGTTTCTGAGATCCTCTGTTCAACACCCAAACAGCAATGACCCAGACGACCCATGGCTGAAGTGGGGAGGAGGATCGCTGCGGGCGGAGCTGAGGGAATTCATTTCCCCAAAGAAGCTTCCTCTGGGGAACAGTCCCAACATCGGATCAGACACCATTTATCCCTCTGTGGGACAGGCATGTGCATTGTTCAAGGATGATCTCAACCAGTACATGGACTATAAGCCCGGGGAGCTCTGCCCTAAAGACGAAGTTCTGGCCCAGAAGCTCCTGCTCTGGGGCTGCGAACCGCTCCCCCGCCGCCGCTGTATTCCCCACAATTCCCCCAATTACCAGGAACCGTTCCCATTTCCTGACTGTATGTGGACCACTCCGCCCAATTCCTCTGTCGTCTGGACTGCTTACACCTGTAAAGATTACGCCTGCCTCATCGACAGAAAAAACCACCCGGGTTTCGACGACTGCAAGGACTGTTTCGACCTTCAATTCAGGGAGAAGACCCGCTGGCTCCGCCCTGGTGGATCCATCGATTACTCCATCGATGAAGTTCTGGCCCTGAAAAAGGGCACAATCCGCATCGGGCTCGACATTGGCGGCGGAACGGCGACCTTTGCAGTCCGGATGCGGGAGCGGAACGTGACGATTGTGACCACATCCATGAATTTTAATGGGCCTTTCAACAATTTCATTGCTTCCAGAGGACTCGTGCCGCTTTACATCACCATTACTCAGCGCCTGCCCTTTTTTGACAACACTCTTGATATCGTTCATTCCATGCATGTTCTTAGTAACTGGATTCCTACCCAGTTGCTGGAATATATACTGTATGATATATATAGGATCTTGAGGCCTGGAGGGGTTTTTTGGCTCGATCATTTCTTTTGCATCGAGGATCAGCTGGAAACTTTTGTGCCCATGATTGAAAATCTGAGGTTTAATAAGCTCAAGTGGAGTGTTGGGCGTAAGTTGGACAGAGGGCCTAAGTTTAAGGAAATGTATATCTCGGCTCTCTTGGAGAAGCCTCTTGAGAGGCACTCATAA